The genomic segment CCGTCGGGTTCAGTTCCGTATTTCACACACTGGGTATGGATTCCATGCATAATGGCATGCAATTTTTCATCCACCTCGGCAGCACTCCAGCTGATGTGCATGGCATTCTGCGACATTTCCAAACCGCTGGTGGCTACACCACCTGCATTCACAGCCTTACCCGGTGCATACATAATCTTATTCTCAATAAAGAGGTCAATGGCCTCAGGCGTACATCCCATATTAGAAATTTCGCCTACACAAGTCACATTATTATCAATCAAGTGCTGTGCATCTTCGCCGTTCAGCTCGTTCTGTGTTGCGCAAGGCAAAGCGATATCCGCCTTTACCTCCCATGGGCGTTTGCCCGGAACAAAAGTGGAGCCGGGGAATTCGTCGGCATACGGAGCTACAATATCATTGCCCGATGCGCGAAGTTCCAGCATATAATCAATCTTTTCACCGCTAATACCGTTCGGATCATAGATATAACCGTCCGGACCGGAGATGGTAATGACTTTCGCTCCCAACTGGGTAGCCTTCGTAGCAGCGCCCCAAGCCACATTTCCGAAACCGGAGATAGCAACGGTCTTGCCTTTAATGTCAATGCCTTTGGTCTCCAGCATCTGATGTACAAAATATAATCCGCCAAAGCCGGTTGCTTCGGGACGTATCAATGAGCCACCGAATTCCAGACCTTTGCCAGTGAAAGTTCCCGTAAACTCACGTGTCAATTTTTTATACATACCGAACATATAGCCCACTTCACGACCGCCCACACCGATGTCACCGGCAGGCACATCCATATCGGGACCAAGATGACGCCACAACTCCAACATGAATGCCTGGCAGAAACGCATCACTTCCGCATCACTCTTACCGCGCGGAGAGAAGTCCGAACCGCCTTTACCGCCGCCCATAGGCAGAGTGGTCAAAGCATTCTTGAAAGTCTGTTCAAAACCCAAGAACTTCAAAATAGAGAGGTTCACAGAGGCATGGAAACGAATACCGCCCTTATACGGACCAATAGCATTGTTGAACTGTACACGATAACCGAGGTTGGTCTGCACTTCACCCTTATCATCCACCCACGTGACGCGGAAAGTAAAAATACGGTCGGGTTCAACCAATCGTTCTATGATCTTTGCTTTCTCGAACTCAGGATGCTGATTGTAGATATCTTCGATAGAAAGAAGTACTTCCTTTACGGCTTGAAGATATTCAGACTCGCCGGGATGCTTTGCCTCCAAAGAGGACATGATACGTTCGATATTCATAATATTACGTTTTAAAGGTTCTTATCACGTTAGCCAATCGTTGTTTAGACAAAGTGTCAACGAACAACACTGCAAATATAGGAAAACTTTTCAAAACACCTAAACTTAACAGCAATATTTTAATCAAATAATGATAAAACGTCAGGCCGCACAAAACATGAAGGATTAACAAATTGAAGTTAAGCCATGCCATGCCAATATATCGCACCGGTAATTCTTTATTCTTCTATTCCTCATTCTTCATTTTAATTGTTACTTTTGTCCTCCGAACTAATAAACCATGAGAGAACATGCTTAGTAAGTTTAAATTAAACCAGCTATATTTCAAAGATACGCAGTTCGCCAACCTCATGACGCGGCGTATTTTCAATGTGCTTTTAATCGCCAACCCTTATGACGCTTTCATGCTGGAGGACGACGGACGCATCGATGAGAAAATCTTCAATGAATACACCTCGCTTTCCCTGCGCTACCCGCCGCGTTTCACCCAGGTTTCCACTTGCGAGGAAGCATTGGCGCAACTGTCTTCCATGCCATACGACCTTATTATATGCATGCCGGGCACAGGAGACAACGAGGGGTTTGACGTAGCACGAACCATCAAAGGTCAATACGAGCATATTCCCATGGTGATTTTAACGCCGTTCAGTCATGGTATCACCAAACGCATTGCCAACGAAGACCTCAGTTCGTTCGACTATATTTTCTGTTGGCTGGGAAACACCGATTTGCTGGTATCCATCATCAAGCTGATTGAAGACAAGATGAATCTGGAGCATGACGTCAGTGAAGTCGGCGTGCAGATTATTCTTCTGGTAGAAGACGGCATCCGTTTCTACTCTTCCATCCTGCCCAACCTCTATAAATTCGTATTGAAGCAGAGTCAGGAGTTCTCCACCGAGGCGTTGAATGCACACCAGCGTACGCTGCGTATGAGAGGGCGTCCCAAAATAGTTCTTGCGCGTACCTATGATGAAGCAATCGGCATTTACGAAAAGTACAAGAACAACATCCTTGGAGTCATTACGGACGTCCGTTTTCCCCGCGTAGAACGTGGTGAGAAAGATGCGCTTGCGGGTATAAAATTATGTGCGGCCATACGCAAGGAAGACCCGTTCGTGCCATTGATCATACAATCTTCCGAATCGGAAAATGTGTTGTATGCAGCCAAATATGACGCAGCCTTTATCGATAAGAACTCCAAGAAAATGGATGTGGACTTACGCCGTATCGTATCGGATAATTTCGGTTTCGGCGACTTTATCTTCCGCAATCCCGATACGCTGGAAGAGATTGCCCGCGTCAAAAACCTGAAAGAGCTCCAGAACATTCTCTTTGCTGTTCCGGCGGAGTCATTCCTCTATCACATCAGCCGCAACCATGTGAGCCGCTGGCTTTATTCACGCGCCATGTTCCCCATTGGAGAGTTCTTGAAACCTATCACATGGAACAGCCTTCAGGATGTGGACGCTCACCGTAAGATCATTTTCGAGGCTATCGTGAAGTACCGCAAAATGAAAAACCAGGGTGTGGTGGCGGTATTCAAACGCGACCGTTTTGACCGCTACTCGAACTTTGCCCGCATCGGCGACGGCTCATTGGGCGGGAAAGGCCGCGGCTTGGCATTTATCGACAATATGGTGAAGCACCACCCTGAATTTGAAGAGTTTGAGAATGCACGCGTTGCCATACCCAAGACCGTAGTGCTCTGTACAGATGTATTCGACGAGTTCATGGATACCAACAACCTGTATCAGATAGCCCTGTCCGATGCAGATGATGATGTGATTCTCCGCTACTTCCTGAAAGCCAAACTGCCCGACCGTCTGGTTGAGGACTTTTTCACTTTCTTCGATGTAGTGAAATCGCCCATTGCCATCCGTTCTTCCTCTCTATTGGAAGATTCGCACTACCAGCCTTTCGCCGGGATCTACAATACTTATATGATTCCCTACCTGGACGATAAGTATGAAATGCTCCGCATGCTCAGTGATGCAATCAAAGGAGTTTACGCCTCTGTATATTTCCGCGACTCCAAAGCCTATATGCAGGCCACAAGCAATGTCATCGACCAGGAAAAGATGGCTGTCATCCTGCAAGAAGTGGTGGGCAACCAGTACGGTGACCGCTATTATCCTTCCATGTCGGGTGTGGCACGTTCGCTCAACTACTACCCCATCGGAGATGAGAGAGCGGAAGAAGGCATCGTAAACCTGGCGCTCGGCTTGGGTAAGTATATCGTGGACGGCGGCATGACCCTCCGTTTCTCTCCCTATCATCCCAACCAAGTCCTGCAAACCAGTGAAATGGAAATTGCACTGAAAGAAACCCAGACGCGCTTCTACGCTCTCGACTTGCGCAATGCCGGCCATGATTTCTCTATCGATGACGGCTTCAACCTGTTGAAACTGCACGTAAAAGAAGCGGAAAAAGACGGTTCGCTCAACTATATAGCTTCCACCTACGACCCGTATGACCAGATTATCCGCGACGGTTTATATCCGGGAGGGCGCAAAGTTATTACCTTCGCCAATATCCTGCAACATGATGTGTTTCCACTGTCCCGCATCCTGCAACTGGCATTGAAGTATGGGCAGCAGGAAATGCGTCGTCCCGTAGAGATTGAATTTGCAGCTACCATGAGCCGGGAAAAAGACAAGACAGGCACTTTCTATCTCCTGCAGATCCGCCCGATTGTCGACAGCAAGGAGATGCTCGATGAAGATCTCACAGCTATCCCCGACGAGCAATTGCTGCTCCGTTCCAATAATTCCTTAGGGCATGGAATCATGAACGAACTGCAAGATGTGGTCTATGTAAAGACCGATGATTACAGCGCTTCCCACAATCAGGATATTGCCTGGGAGATAGAAAAGCTGAACCAGCAATTCTTGAATGAAGGAAAGAATTATGTCCTGATAGGTCCGGGACGTTGGGGTAGCAGTGACACGTGGCTCGGAATTCCTGTTAAATGGCCGCATATCAGTGCAGCGCGCATCATTGTAGAAGCCGGGCTGACGAATTATCGCGTCGATCCCAGTCAGGGGACACACTTTTTTCAGAACCTGACTTCCTTCGGAGTAGGCTATTTCACGATCAATGCTTTTATGAACGACGGAGTATACAATCAGGACTTCTTGAATACGCAACCTGCTGTGCATGAGACTAAATACCTGCGCCATGTCCATTTTGAACATCCGATAGTGGCCAAGATGGACGGGAAAAAGAAACAAGGAGTGGTATTGCTGCCCGATTCCTAACGTATTGTTGTTAAAAATAAGCAAAAAAAGCAATGACAGGCTCTTCTTTTTTTGCTGGAAATGGAACAAATGATGTTCCATTTTTCATTTTTGCATGTAAAACGGAGCTTTATAGGAGCTTTTTATTGCCTAAAAGCAATATCTTTGTACCCGAAAAGAGAACTAATAAGTGAAAAAGATAATCAAGTTTTGCAAATGGGCAACACACATGCAACTGTTCTAATCTTACTTGCAACAATGTGCACCCTGTTATCCGGATGTACTAAAGACAATGACTACACAGTCACAACAGGCAAGGGGCGCCTCAACATCAGGTTGATTGCTGACGGCAGCACACAGGATGTAGCTACGCGGGTGGAAGAAACATTACCCGATATAAACGATTTTGCAATATCTGTTTTGAAAGGTGATGAAGTGAAATACTCCTGCGATAAGTTCAGCCAATATTCGGATGAAGTCTTATTTCCCATCGGGCAATATACTCTAAAAGCCTCTTACGGGCAACTTCATAACGAAGGATTCAACAAGCCCTGCTTCACAGGTCTGCAAGAGTTCTCGATTGAAGACCAGAAGGAAACAAATGTGGAAGTGACCTGTCATCTTGCCAATGTCAAGGTGTCGGCCACTTATACGGAAAGTTTCAAGAAATACTTTTCCGATTACAGTCTGAAAGTAAATTCGGAAGGCAACTCTCCCATCCAGTTTGCCAAAGAGGAGACACGTTCCTGCTATTTCAAGCCCGGCAAACTGACCCTCACACTGAACCTGACCAAAAGAGACGGCGGCGTCCAGTCCTCCTACCAGCCCATTGTTATAGACAATGCGCTGGCACAACATCATTATAAGTTTAATTTTGATGTCAACGCAGGAAGTGCAACCGTAAACATCACCTTTACGGACAGGACCGAAACAGTGACGCACACCATTGATGTGTCAGACGGGACTATGCGTATAGATCCTCCTTTCTTCATACTTAATGGATTTACCAGTAATACGGCATTAGACATCAAAGAAGGAAAGGAAGCCGATCATCCTTTATCCTTATATTTGAATGCGCGTTCCGGCATCGAGGAGTGCATATTAACCACATCGTCCTCCTCGCTCATTTCACAAGGCTGGCCTGCCTATATAGATTTGGCCGACTTATCTACCGACAAGCTGCAATTATTGCAATCTTTCGGTTTGCAGCTTAAGGGGCTCGGAGCCAACAAAGACAAGATTGCCACGATTGATTTCACCAACGTCATTCCCCATATAGAATATGACAACGGGGTTCTCAGCACCTTTAAGCTCGTGGCCAAGGACAAACTGAAAAAAGTGAATAAAGAGGAGGTTATATTGGCGATAAACAGTCTTAGCAACCAATTTGCAGTGGTTCCTCCCGAAGCGTTGCCATCGGGTTCCACCTACATTGACCTGGTGGTCACTTTGGATGGCAAACCGGAAACCATAAAAGCCAGTTGTATATTATACGGCGCTTCACAAGATTTGAAATGCGGACTTTTATCTACTGAAGGTGATGGCATCACACATCATATCCGCGTCACGTTCCCTGTCAAGATAACGTCATCCACGCAAATGACAGTAACCTGCGGACGCAAAAAAGCAACATTCACTTTATCCGTAAACTAATTGAACATATACTTTCGATATGAAGAAATCAGTATGCATAATAGTACTCTCTTTAGTGTATGTGCTCGCATTTGTTTCATGCGAGCGTGAGCAATACTCCACCGAAGAGGGAAATAAGGTAGAAACAGTTTCGGAAGGGCAGATAAACCTTTCTTCCTTGAAACTGACGGTAAACGTCAACGCCAATGCTGCAACACGTGCCGATATAGATACAAAAAACTATATCATCCGCATCTATAATCGTGACAACGATAACAAACTCGTACAAGAATGGAAATACAGTGAGATGCCGGAGATTTTCTCATTAAAGGTGGGCAACTACACCGTAGCCGCATTCTCGCACGATGTTCTTCCCGCCGAGTTCGAGCATCCCTATTACTACGGGAAAGAAGACTTTGAAATCCTAAAAGACCAAATCACCGACATCATAGACCTGCAATGCGTATTGCGCAGCGTCATGGTGACAGTGGAGTATGACGAAAAGCTACTGACCCTATTGGGCAATGATGTAAAGGCAAATGTCACTTTAGGCCAAGGCTCACTGGATTTTGTAAAAGATGAAACACGCGCCGGTTACTATCAGGCGATCAATGAAAACGCCAATGTAATCACCACACGCCTCACCGGAACCGTAGAGGGTGAAAGCGTGGATATATCAAAAGGATTTCCGCAAGTGAAAGCAGGCGCCCATAAGATTATCAGATATACACTGAAAGATGTGGACGAAAACGGCAGCTCCGAGGGAGGCAATGCGGACATCAGCATCCGAATCGACGTGACTTGCACCACCGTAGAGCAGGATATCATAGTAGACCCCGATGAAGATATCGTTCCCGACGAGCCCGATGAGCCGGACAACCCGGACAATCCTTCCGGAGAGCAACCCACCATCAAGGGGGACGGATTCAACATATCCAAAGCTATCGTATTGCCTGAGACGACCTCTCCCGATAATCCTTATCCGGTAGTGGTGAACATCGCCGCTGTCAACGGCATCGCCAACCTGAAAGTCACGATAGACTCCGACGTCTTGGATGAAGACGCATTGGCAGATGTCGGCCTGAAGAAAGACTTCGACTTGGCCCATCCCGAAGAGCTGAAAGACGCCTTGGAAGGATTAGGCTTCCCCGTAGGCGAAGATGTTGCCGGAAAGACAGAGTTGATATTCAATATTACCAAGTTCACCGGATTATTGACAATGCTGAATCCCGGCACCCACAATTTCATTATTACGGTTGTAGACACCAAGAACAATAAGACAACTGAAACATTAACACTTGTCTGGAGTAACTAACTATTTATGAAACGGACTATTTATAACATATCGGCATTACTTTTTCTCATTCTCGCAACCACCGGTTGTCGCGAAAAAGACCTGAACGAGAGTGGGTTGCTCAGATTGAGCATCGGGATAAAAGACAAGGTGGAAACCGTTACCCGCACACTGTCCGACGAGGAACAGAATGCCTTGAAGGGAAATGCTAAAATCCGCATATACAGCGGTAAAGGGCTTGTACGCAAATACAATGGGACAGCCGAAATGCCGGCAGAAATGCAACTTGCAGCAGGTGACTACAACATCAAAGTAGCAGCCGGTGACTCCGTTGCCGCTTCTTTTGACAAGACATTCTATCGGGGAGAAAAGGATTTCAGCATCCATGCCGGTCAATCCTCTTCCGTCAGCGTGGAATGCATCATTGCCAACACGCTGGTTACCGTAGAGTTTGCCAAAAGCCTGACGCAGGCATTCCAAAGCTACGAAGTGCAGGTAGCCTCATCGGCAGGCAGCCTGACATTTACCGCCGACAACCCCAATGCCATTGGCTATTACATGATTCCCGCCGATGACGCGCAGTTGTCTTGGACGTTCAAGGCAACGACACTCAGCGGAAATGAGTACACCCGTACAAATACCCTGACCGTTGCGCCAACCACACGCTACGACCTGACTTTCGGATATGAAGACAGCGGAGAAAGCTACGATGACGGTGGTTCTACCCTGACACTGGACATAAATACCGAGCCATTAGAAACAAGCACCGTTGAGGTTCCGGTTTACAGGCGTCCCAGCATCACCGGAAAAAACTTCGGGAATGAGAACGAGCTGTTTGTCGAATTAAACAAAGGTACAGAACAGGAGTTTTGGATAGCCACCTCTTCCATCCTGACAAAAGCTCTGGTAAGCTGCGACCAATTCACAAGTTTGGGACTCCCCGTCAATTCATTCGACATATTGGCCATGAATGCCGAGGACAAAAGCCTGTTCAGCAGCTACGGTGTGAACATTGTGTCCAAGTACAATGTCAACACCGGTCAAGGTAATACCAAAATAGGGCTTTCGGAGGCCTTCATGCAGAAGCTGTCACAGAAAGAAGGAGTATATGACATACAAATCAATGCAACGGACGACAATAAGTTGCAACGCTCTTCTGTGTTCCGTTTCATCGTATCGGATGCAATAGTGGTCACCACTAACGTAATAGATGCGGAAGTATGGGCAACAAAAGCCACCATACGCGCCTCGTTGGCAAAAGAGACGGAAGAGGCTTTGGCCTTTAAATACCGCATAAAAGGTACAACGGGCGAATTTACCGTTCCCGCTCAAAGAGTAAACGGTTCCAAACTGCTTTATGCCAACATCAAGAATCTGGCTCCCGGTACAACTTATGAATACTGGGCGCTGGCAGGAGCTTCGCCCTCAACAATCATCAGCCAGTTCACTACCGAAGCAACCACCCAATTGGAAAATGCGGGATTTGAATATTGGACAGACGGCACGCCAATGCTTGTTTTCGGTTCCGGACAGTCCATGTGGTGGGATAGTGGAAACCATGGTTCCGCCACTGCCAGCATAAACATCACAACTTACAGTACAGAATATAAAAACAGCGGAAATTTCTCTGCCAAATTGCAATCCAAGAAAGCCGGCATGATGGGCGTGTATCAATTCGCAGCAGGCAACCTGTTTGCCGGGAAGTACATAGCTACGGAAATGTCCGGTGTCAGGGGCAACGGCGTCTTGGGTTGGGGACGTCCTTTCAGCTCCCGCCCCGTAGCCTTGAAAGGTTACATCCGCTACGAGCCCAAAGCAGTCGACATGACCAACAATTGCAGCTACATCAATGCGGGCGATATGGACAAAGGGTGCATATACATCGCTTTGGGCGACTGGGTAGGCGAGACAGCCAACGGTGAGACATGGCCCGTCATCGTTAAAACCAATTTCAAAGACGGCAACAGCGCCAAGCTCTTCAATCCCAACGACATTCACATCATTGCCTATGGTGAAAAGACGTGGGATGAAGCCACCGCCGGAGACGGGATGGTTGAGTTCGAGATTCCCATCGAGTATCGCAACATGGATACCAAGCCCACCAGTATCGTGCTGGTAGCTTCCTCCAGCAAATACGGAGACTATTTCACAGGCGGCGTAGACAGTACAATGTGGCTCGACGATCTTAAGTTGGTATATGAATAATCCGATATTCTCGTGAAAAGGACTGTTATATATATATGTATCCTGCTGTTTATACTGCCTCATGCTGCCATGCAGGCGCAAGAGTTTAAACGGTCTATTGAGTTGAAGACCTTTGTTCCCAAAGGGCAATGGATTCTGGGAAATTCCATTTCCTATTCGGAACACAATGAAAGCAACTACAACTTCCTTATTATAGAGGGCATCAACTCCGACGGATATACCTTTAAGGTGAGTCCGATGCTGTGCTATGCATTCAAAGACAATTTAGCGGCGGGCGGCCGTTTCAGCTATGCCCGCACACTCACCAAGCTGAGCGGAGTTACTATCAATGTAGATGACGACAACCAATTCGATCTGGACGACATGTACCAGTTGAAACATTCCTATGCAGCTATGGCAATGATGCGCAGCTACATCAGTCTGGGAAACAGCAAGCGCTTCGGACTCTATTGCGACATACAGCTGCAAATGGGTGGCAGCCAGTCCAAGGTGGTCAGCGGTACGGGCGAAGACGTTACAGGTACCTATTCCACTTCAACCGATCTCAACATCGGCGTAGCTCCGGGAATGGTTGCATTCATCAACAACTATACGGCAGTAGAGGTCAGCGTAGGCGTATTGGGTTTCGACTTTAGCAAAACCCGGCAAACGACGAACCAAGTATATATAGGCGAACGTTCCCTTAATTCCGCGAATTTCCGCATCAACCTGTTTTCCATAGGCTTGGGCATCGCATTTTATTTGTAAGAAAGATGAAGAAACGAACGATACTGACATATGTACTCTGTGGCATGGCAAGCATTTGTTTCGCACATACACAAACGGGTGATACGCTCCGTTCCATAAGCGGCCGCGATTCACTGATCCGCGAAACGGTGTTTGTGCATGATACAGTCTACCTGCAAGCGCCAAAGACAACAGCCAAACCGGAAGATATAATCCGCACCAAGGCTATTGGACGTTACGACCGCGGCATCATCAACTACCGTTTCATACCCAAAGGCAAATGGATTGGCGGAGCTACGGCATCCTATGTGGATTTTGACAGTCAGGACAGCCGCCTGTTGTTCTCTTTGCTGAAAGATTTCGATTGCCATGCCCGCACAGTTTCTGTGAAGCCGTTCATCGGATATGCCGTACGGAACAACATCGTCATCGGTGCCAAGCTGGGCTATAACCACACCGTTGCCCAGTTGGATAATCTGGCTCTGAACATGGACGACCTCGATTTTTCACTAAAGGACATACGCTATACGGAAGATACTTACAGCCTTGGGCTTTTCCACCGTTCCTATGTAGGGCTGGATGCCGGCAGACGTTTCGGGCTGTTCAACGAAACAACGCTTTCATTCAATACGGGCACCACGCGGTTCTCTCGTGGCACAGAAAATGCCGAAGCGGCAGCAACTGATTCGGAAAACGCTTTCAAAAGTACAGAAACCACGCTCTATGAGCTTCACTTGGGCATAAACCCCGGAGTAGCCGTATTTATCATGCAGAATGTTTCTGCCGAAGTCTCTTTCGGAGTGATCGGCTTTAAATATAGCAGCGAAACGCAAAAGAACAATCTGGGAGAAACCGGCAAGCGCCACAACAGCGGTGCGAACTTCAAGATTAATTTGTTCAATATCAATATAGGTATCACCCTTTGTTTGTAAGATTGAGAGTATGCATCAGAAAGTCTATATACAGATCCGTTTAGGATGTTTCTTGCTAATGGCCGCTTTCCTGAGCGCCTGCATCGAGAACGATGTACCCTATCCGTACATCAAGCTCTTTGTTACCGGCACTGAAATTGACGGCCAAATAGGAAGCGCCGTCATTTCGAATGACGACCGCACCGTAACGGTCAACCTGGAGGACACCGTCAACATGAAGAAAGTGCGCGTGAAAAGCATCAGCGTAACCGAAGGAGGGCGTTGCAGCCTGCCTGACGATACGATTATAGACCTCAGCAACCCCTATCCGCTGACCCTCTCATTATATCAGGACTACCAATGGACTTTGAAAGCCAATCAAACCATTGAACGGCGGTTTACCGTAGAGCACCAAGTGGGCGCTGCTACATTCGATGAAAAGGAGCATTTCGCCTCAGTCAACATCAGCACCAAAGGCAGTTTGAAAGACATCCGGCTAACCGACCTAAAGCTGGGGCCTACCGGCTCCACTGTCAACATGAGCAGCGGCATTCCCTATTTGGAATGGCAGCAAATGGGCAACTACGCCAAAGCAAACGTGGTGGTGAACTTCCGCGATTTCATTGTAATGGAAGAATGGACGCTCTACGTATTCCAAGTAGAGACCAACGTAGTCACCAAGTCGGCAGACGGTTGGGTAAATGTGGCATGGCTCTATGGGGAAGGCGTGGAAGGCATGGAAAACGGCTTTGAGCTGAAAGAGAAAGATGCAGAGGAATGGCAGCCGGTAGATGCCTCCTACATCACCGCCAATGGCGGAAGCTTTACGGCACGCGTTCCTCATCTGAAAGCGGGAACCTCTTATGTGTGTCGTGCTTATTCGGGCGAAGACAAGGGTGAAGAAATAGAGTTTACCACCGGGACGGCCGTAGAGCTTCCCAACGGTTCGTTCGACGAATGGCACAAGGTGAACAAGGTGTGGGAACCATGGGCGGAAGGCGGCAATCCTATCTGGGACAGCGGAAATGACGGTGCAACCACTTTGGGCGAAAGCATCACTGTACCCACAAGCGACACATGGAGCGGTGCACCTGCCGGAGGACAGGCTGCACAGTTAGGCTCAAAGTTCGTCGGGCTGGGCGGTGTGGGCAAGTTTGCCGCCGGCAACCTGTTCATCGGCGAATATGTCCGCACAGACGGCACCAATGGCATTTTGAGTTTCGGCAAGGAGTTTACGGCACGCCCCACAAAGCTGAAAGGCTACTATAAATATGCCACAGCACCTATTACCTATCTGCCTTCCAAGTCGAATACGGACGACTACAACCGTTTTCTCCCCTATAAGGACAAGCCGGATACATGCGCCATATATATAGCTTTAGGCGATTGGGACAAACCGGTAGAAATCAGGACCAATCCCAGAGACCGCAAATTGTTCGACAAGAATGACCCGCATGTCATCGCTTATGCAGAGTTCAACAGCGGTACGAGTGTGGACAGTTACACCCCACTGGAGCTGACTTTACAATACAAATCAACCAGCCGCGTACCCACTCATCTCATAGTGGTATGCTCGGCAAGCAAATATGGCGACTACTTCACCGGAGGAGCAGGAGCCACGTTGACCATAGATGAATTCAGTTTGGAATATGATTATTAAAGATATGAGAATATTACGTTACATATTGGCAACACTCGCTGTACTGGCAACATTCACCGCTTGCCGGGAAGAGGACGAATTGAACAAAGCGAAAGGCCGGGTAGTATTAGGAGAAATAAGGATAGAAGCAGAAGAGGCAAACACCCGCGCCATTTCAATTCCCACTCCTCAGCCCGAAGATTTAACCATAGAAATAATAGATCCGGACGGCTACACAATAGAAAGCGGAAAGATAGACCATTATGCCAATGGAATAGATCTTTTCGTAGCCTCATATACATTGCGTGCCTACTACGGCAATAAACAGCAAATGGGGAATAGTCCCTATTTTGAAGGAATTGCCGAGTTTTCCATCTCCGAAGGGCAGACCACCCAAATAGGAACTGTCACTGCCAAACTTGCAAACGCTGTCATTATTCCAAACATACCTACCAATATCATAGACCACTTTATCGGCGTGCCCACATTCTATGTCTGTAAAGGAGAAGAGAAAAAAGAGGTTACTAACGGACAGGCATTGTATGTGCTGCCGGGAGAATATACATTGACACTGGAAGGAAAGAATAAAGCGGAAATTGAGGTCAAGCAAACAATAGCCACATTGAACGCACAAGCCCAAAAGGCATATAATATCAATTGCGACTTATCACTGCCTAATTTAACATTACCAGACCAACAGGCAGGTGCATGGGCAAAACGGCTTTATATAACTCCTGCCACTGCAACAGATAAGAATGGAAAAGAAATAGATACGCCTAAAGGTATCATATACCAGTTGCTACCGGAGAATTCATCTGATTGGAGTACCGCTATAACGAAAAAAGATAATGGGAACCAAGGAGACGTTGTTTTCACTGAGCTTGCTCCCAATACTACATATAAACTTAGAGCATCATTAGGGGAAGATATGGTAACTGATATTGTGCCTTTTAC from the Bacteroides eggerthii genome contains:
- a CDS encoding DUF4493 domain-containing protein → MRILRYILATLAVLATFTACREEDELNKAKGRVVLGEIRIEAEEANTRAISIPTPQPEDLTIEIIDPDGYTIESGKIDHYANGIDLFVASYTLRAYYGNKQQMGNSPYFEGIAEFSISEGQTTQIGTVTAKLANAVIIPNIPTNIIDHFIGVPTFYVCKGEEKKEVTNGQALYVLPGEYTLTLEGKNKAEIEVKQTIATLNAQAQKAYNINCDLSLPNLTLPDQQAGAWAKRLYITPATATDKNGKEIDTPKGIIYQLLPENSSDWSTAITKKDNGNQGDVVFTELAPNTTYKLRASLGEDMVTDIVPFTTETIIDIPNGSLDEYSITAGKDNDNWGGGSLFSKGRGAVYEFYSDRNPNNSPWRTNNETKCPLNTGYIYSWSSRSGTRPDTNSKSNNCAKIMTSGYGITGVSLTAPDSPRNVAIGSLYTDKVNCKSRPSALAFYYKYIPYKETDSPIIKINIYNNNTIIGNAQLVSSSYDKKYQAEKCKLVIDYHNNFRVEATHYEIMFESGTNTDVYMREDSNKDDEMPMFIGSELFIDEVELIYE